AAATAACAATAAGAAAGTAATTTACGTAGTTATCGGTTATTATTCCCCACCTTTACCCAAACTATTTGAAAAAGGAGAGATCAAGCATGCGTGCAGATAAATTTGAGAAAGAAAGCTTAACGTTCGATGATGTCCTTCTACTGCCTGCCAAATCAGATGTATTACCTCGTGACGTTTCATTAGCTACAGAGCTTTCGCCTACCTTGAAACTGAATATGCCCGTTCTCAGTGCTGGAATGGACACAGTCACAGAAGCAGGTCTAGCAATTGGAATGGCGAGACAGGGCGGTCTCGGTGTCATTCACAAAAATATGTCGATCGAAGAACAGGCTGAGCAGGTGGATCGTGTAAAACGTTCGGAAAGCGGAGTGATCACGAATCCTTTCTTTTTGACTCCTGAACATCAGGTTTTTGATGCGGAGCACTTGATGGGTAAATTCAGAATCTCAGGTGTGCCGATTGTGAATAATCAAGAAGAACAGAAGCTGGTGGGGATCCTTACCAACCGCGATCTGCGTTTCATCGATAACTATTCCATGGCCATCAGTGAAGTGATGACAAGCGAAAATCTGGTAACGGCACCTGTGGGAACTACGTTAGAGGAAGCTGGGAAGATTCTTCAGGAATACAAAATTGAAAAACTTCCATTAGTGGACAACGAAGGCATCCTAAAAGGTCTAATCACTATTAAAGATATTGAAAAAGTTATCGAATTTCCGCTTTCGGCGAAGGATGAACATGGCCGTCTTCTCTGCGCTGCTGCCGTCGGGGTAACAGCAGATGCTATGACAAGGGTTGATAAGCTTGTTTCTGCGGGAGTGGATGCTTTAGTTATCGATACGGCCCACGGACATTCCCAGGGCGTAATCGATCAAGTGAAGC
The Halobacillus halophilus DSM 2266 DNA segment above includes these coding regions:
- the guaB gene encoding IMP dehydrogenase, with amino-acid sequence MRADKFEKESLTFDDVLLLPAKSDVLPRDVSLATELSPTLKLNMPVLSAGMDTVTEAGLAIGMARQGGLGVIHKNMSIEEQAEQVDRVKRSESGVITNPFFLTPEHQVFDAEHLMGKFRISGVPIVNNQEEQKLVGILTNRDLRFIDNYSMAISEVMTSENLVTAPVGTTLEEAGKILQEYKIEKLPLVDNEGILKGLITIKDIEKVIEFPLSAKDEHGRLLCAAAVGVTADAMTRVDKLVSAGVDALVIDTAHGHSQGVIDQVKRIRSKYPSMNIIAGNVGTPEATRELIEAGADVIKVGIGPGSICTTRVVSGVGIPQITAVHDCAMEAEKYNKPVIADGGIKYSGEIVKSLAAGAHAVMLGSLLAGVSESPGETEIFQGRRFKVYRGMGSVGAMESGSKDRYFQSGQESKKLVPEGIEGRMPYKGPLADTLHQLMGGLRSGMGYCGTPTIQALRTDAKFTRITGAGLRESHPHDVQITKESPNYSV